In the Carboxydothermus hydrogenoformans Z-2901 genome, one interval contains:
- a CDS encoding spore maturation protein gives MIIKLGNWLLPLILFFVIFYGMLKKVEVYETFLEGAKDGFNTAIRTIPYLVGMVVAINIFFESGALKVLALGLNPLLNKLGIPAEVLPHALLRPLSGGAALGVAAKLMEAYGPDSLIGRMVSTMQGSSDTTFYVLALYFGSVGIKKFRYAPYVGLIADFTTFLASVFVVKIFFGT, from the coding sequence ATGATTATAAAATTAGGCAATTGGCTTTTACCGTTAATCTTGTTTTTTGTGATATTTTACGGTATGTTAAAAAAAGTAGAGGTTTATGAAACTTTCTTGGAAGGAGCCAAAGATGGGTTTAACACCGCCATCCGGACTATCCCTTATCTTGTAGGGATGGTAGTGGCTATAAATATTTTTTTTGAATCCGGGGCTTTAAAAGTATTGGCGTTAGGGCTAAATCCGCTTTTAAATAAACTTGGCATTCCGGCGGAAGTCCTGCCTCATGCCCTTTTAAGGCCCCTTTCCGGTGGGGCTGCCTTGGGAGTTGCCGCCAAATTAATGGAGGCATACGGTCCCGACAGTTTGATTGGGCGGATGGTATCTACAATGCAAGGGAGCAGCGATACTACTTTTTACGTCTTGGCCCTTTATTTTGGTTCTGTTGGGATTAAAAAATTTCGTTATGCTCCTTATGTTGGATTAATTGCCGATTTTACAACTTTTCTTGCCTCGGTCTTTGTGGTAAAAATCTTTTTTGGCACTTAA
- a CDS encoding nucleoside recognition domain-containing protein: MLNYLWGGMVLLGCLAAFWQGKPELIVKAALEGAKLAVDTAFGLVSIITFWLGIMRIMEESGIVENLSKILAPLIRLLFPEIPPGHPAEGAILLNLSANILGLGNAATPFGLKAMEELSRLNPQKDTASRAMCTFLALNTSAITLLPTTIIGLRQKFGAASPADIVIPTFLATLIGFTLALIADYFFKKSRW, from the coding sequence ATGCTGAATTATCTGTGGGGGGGAATGGTGCTTCTTGGGTGTTTGGCGGCTTTTTGGCAGGGAAAGCCGGAGCTAATAGTTAAAGCGGCTTTAGAGGGGGCCAAGCTTGCGGTAGATACAGCTTTTGGACTTGTAAGCATTATTACCTTTTGGCTGGGGATAATGCGCATCATGGAAGAAAGCGGCATAGTAGAAAATCTCTCAAAGATCCTGGCTCCATTAATTCGCCTGCTTTTTCCGGAGATTCCACCGGGGCACCCGGCGGAAGGTGCAATTCTTTTAAATTTGAGTGCCAATATTTTGGGTTTAGGTAATGCTGCCACCCCTTTTGGTTTAAAAGCGATGGAAGAGCTTTCCCGCTTAAATCCGCAAAAAGATACCGCAAGTCGAGCAATGTGCACTTTTTTAGCTTTAAATACTTCCGCCATAACATTATTGCCCACCACGATCATTGGACTTCGGCAGAAATTTGGGGCGGCAAGTCCTGCTGACATCGTAATTCCCACTTTTTTAGCAACCTTAATAGGATTTACTTTGGCGTTAATTGCCGATTACTTTTTTAAAAAATCAAGGTGGTAA
- the ytfJ gene encoding GerW family sporulation protein, which translates to METQHHPIESLMKTAMESIKEMVDVDTVVGSAVETPDGSVIIPVSRVTLGFAAGGSEFSTGEGKEKSLPFGGGSGAGVSVQPVGFLVVGKGQIRLLPVDTNALVDKLIDLTPELLAKIQNFVGNNRKKPDFPLEAFETPTA; encoded by the coding sequence ATGGAAACTCAGCATCATCCCATTGAAAGTTTAATGAAAACGGCTATGGAAAGTATAAAAGAAATGGTAGATGTGGATACGGTGGTGGGAAGCGCCGTAGAAACTCCCGATGGCAGCGTGATTATTCCCGTATCCAGAGTAACCCTGGGCTTTGCTGCTGGAGGAAGTGAGTTTTCTACCGGCGAAGGAAAGGAAAAATCTTTACCCTTTGGGGGTGGCAGCGGCGCCGGCGTTTCGGTGCAACCGGTGGGTTTTTTGGTAGTGGGGAAGGGACAAATTCGCCTGTTACCGGTAGATACCAATGCTTTGGTGGATAAGCTTATCGACCTGACCCCAGAGCTTTTAGCAAAAATCCAGAACTTTGTTGGCAACAACCGCAAAAAACCCGATTTCCCCCTCGAAGCCTTCGAAACTCCAACCGCCTAA
- the scpB gene encoding SMC-Scp complex subunit ScpB, which yields MEKSGYGMSVLFPINLEGALEALLFVSPEPLSLKKIAQTLELSVEEAKEIVLRLQEKLEQDQRGIMLHFSGEEVWLTTRPDFSVYIERLFKPPAQHLTQATLETLAIIAYKQPVTKTEIELIRGVKADSSIATLLEKGLIEEAGRKDAPGRPIIYRTTAKFLEFFGLKSLDELPPLNLENEAVNDGNNNFEE from the coding sequence GGCTTTAGAAGCGCTTCTTTTTGTGAGTCCGGAACCCTTATCCCTGAAAAAAATTGCCCAGACGTTGGAATTATCCGTAGAGGAAGCAAAAGAAATAGTTTTGCGGTTGCAGGAAAAACTCGAGCAGGACCAGCGGGGTATAATGCTGCATTTTTCCGGGGAGGAGGTTTGGCTTACCACCCGCCCGGATTTTTCCGTTTATATAGAAAGGCTTTTTAAGCCCCCGGCCCAGCATTTAACCCAGGCGACTTTGGAAACCTTGGCCATTATTGCTTACAAGCAACCGGTTACCAAAACGGAAATTGAACTTATCCGGGGAGTAAAAGCCGATAGCTCTATCGCCACTCTTTTAGAAAAAGGGCTTATTGAAGAGGCGGGACGGAAAGACGCTCCCGGCCGTCCTATTATTTACAGGACCACTGCCAAGTTTTTGGAGTTTTTTGGCTTGAAAAGTCTCGATGAACTGCCACCGTTAAATTTGGAGAATGAAGCGGTAAATGATGGAAATAATAATTTTGAGGAGTAA